The Methanolobus sp. WCC4 genome includes the window AAGGGCCCTGCAGAGAGATCTTGTCCTCATACCCCATATCACATATGTAAGAGCATGTATGACAGCTGCTGCAAGCAGATATTCCGGCCGGAGTTCCGCCAGAGCGGCAAACGTATCTGAATCAAAGGTAAAAATAAAAACTACCAACCCGGAAACAAGGCTGATAAGTAATGATATGACAATCCATTTCTTTAACTTGTTCATATCCCAACCACATCTAAACAAAGGCAGGCATTCGTATTAAGAGTTGTTCAGAATATCTTCCCTGACCCGCGTCCTAGCAGGAATAGAGACCTTTGGCCACACCTTGATATCAGAATGAACAGTGACATCATCACCAATAGTCACATCCGGCCCAATGACAGTACCATTCTCAAGACTACAGTTTTTGCCCACCTTTGTATCATTATCAATAATAGAGCCGGAAACATTAGAATTATCCCCTATTGTCACACCATTGAACAGGTATGAGGACAATATCCTCGAATCATCCTGTATAACACAATTGGAACCAATGGTCGTGTAAGGACCGATAAGAACATTGTCACCTATAGTCGTATTTTCCCCTATCACAATAGGACCAACGATAGCCGAGTTTGAACCCACCGACACATTATGACCAAGAGCAACAGGACCCTTTATACGAGCATCCTTTGTCCTGAAATGACCTTCAATGGTCGTGCCGGGAAGAGTTTCAAGCATCCATCGTTGTGCCTGCCTGTAAGCCTGAGGACTCCCCACATCAGTCCACCTGCCAGTTGCAAGAAGACCATTTATCTTCCTTTTTTTAGCAAGGATGTCAGGAAAGAGGTCCTTTGCAAAATCATATTTCGTATTCTCCGGGATCCAGTCGAATATCTCAGGATCACATACATAGATCCCCGTACTTGCAAGATTACTGAATATCTCACCGGGACCCGGTTTTTCTAAGAAGCGGCGTATCCTGTTATTAACATCCATATCCGCAATACCGAACTCCCGCGGATCATCAATGGAAAGAAGACCAATAGTGACAAGAGCATCCGTCATTTCATGGAACCTGTGCATCTCACGGAGATTCAGGTTCATTACATGGTCCCCACCAAGAACTATGAAAGGTTCATCACGCAGGTATTTCTCCGCGTTCTTTACGCCGCCTGCCGTCCCAAGTTTATCCTTCTCATAGACATAATCTATATGAACACCGAATATACGCCCGTCTCCAAGCTGCTCTTCTATCTTATCGGCCATGTAGCCAAGGGTTATAACAATATCATTGAAACCTTCCTTTGCAAGATGTTCTATGAGATGTACAACTGAAGGCTTGTTCAAAATAGGAATACTTGGTTTTGGTCTTGCAAATGTCAAAGGACGGAGCCTGGTGCCCTCCCCGCCACACATGATACAGGCTTTCATATTTTAGTATGAGGTTATTTTTTGCATATATCTCTAGCGACTAACAATTAATTTTTACAGACCCCTTATTCCAGGACACTGACATCTTTGGCATCCTGAACGACCACCTCGAGCTCACCCATGTATTCCTCAACAGTACCTTTAATGAATAGATGGTCATTCGCAGTCACCTTTGAATCAACATCCTTTGCACCATTGCCTGAAGGTACAAAGACCATGACAACCCCCTGACCATAGTCAATATCCAGCACAAGATGATCGCCTGTATAGGTGAATTGCTTTGAAAGCACCTCACCGGTGAATTGAACATTATCCCCCGGTACAGAAGAAGAACTGAATCCACCAACACCACTCGCATTCCCATCGGAGAAGAACGTAGCATAGGCTATTCCCAGTGACAGCAGAGCCATGCACAGAAGAATAACAACGATCTTTTCTTCTTTTTCCATATATGAACCATTGATTCAGGCTTTTTCTATGGAGACAAGCTCTATTGTGAATGTCAGATCATTGCCAGCCAGATTATGATTACAATCGATCGTCACATTCTTATCAGAGATATTGACAATCGTTCCCACCTGACCCTGATAAGTAACTTTCTGACCAATCACAGGAGTGATATTAACAGCCTGGAAGTCATCAATTGACAAAGGTATAAGAAGTTCAGGACAATAAGCGCCATACGCTTCCTCCGAAGGGATTGTCACAGTTTTCTCATCGCCAACACTCATACCTATTACAGCATCATCGAATCCCTTTATCATCTGACCGGCACCGGCTGTGAAAGATAGTGGTTCATATGTCCTGTAAGGATTATAGACATCTTCGGCCTTTGCAACTTCTTCAATAGAAGTATCGAACACAGTCCCATCATCAAGACTACCTGTATAGTTCACAGATATGTAGTCACCGGACTCCACCTTTTGAGATGTATCGGATTCAGTACAGCCACTGACGAACAAAGATAAGAGAAGCAAAATGAATAATATTTTCTTCACAGGATCACCATTGATTTTCAACTATTTTATTTCATGATCAGAAGTACAGGTATGAAAAATCATATACATCAAGAATAATTTAGTGTGTTACTTCAAGATATATAAGAGTTCTGAAATAAAGATAGATGAAAGTTATATATGGAAAACATATGTTAAGAAAGTTTCATACACATTTCACTAAATAGATAGAAAAGTACATATAATATATAAATGCAGTATATACATGTGCAATTGTTGCAGCACATCAATAATCACTGGTGAGAATAATGCACATTGAACATGCTAACAAAACTAGATTAAAAAATAATACAAAAGGACAGATAGGGATAGGGACCCTTATCATTTTCATTGCAATGGTACTTGTAGCAGCCGTTGCTGCCTCTGTCCTGATACAGACATCCGGAGTACTCCAACAGAAAGCCCAGAGCACTGGAAAAGAAGCAACAAAAGAGGTTTCATCTAACCTTATGGTCCAGAAGATCGAAGGATATAGAGCAAAGAACAGTGCCAGCGATATGGCAGAAACACTCGACCTGCTGAAGATCACTATAGGATTGAACGCTGCCAGCGAACCGGTAGACCTCAAAGAAGTTGTCATAAGTATCACAGATGGGTTCAGAACGAATAATCTGATATACGCAGGGAACACGAATAGCAGGGCACCAACGCCCGGCGTGGCAGGAAACATGTCAGGATTTAGTGATAGTCCGGCAATAAATCTGGAAAAGGCCCTTACTGAGAACTCTACACTGGGCAACCCCGGAGCGAATGTGACATACGTGAACTCCCAGACATATTTCACTGTTGAAAAGATAAGAGACGAAGACGATTCGTTTTCCCAGTCACAACCAGTACTTACTACTGGTGATTTTGTTGTGGTCTACGTACCTACAGTATCCCAGTCATCTGTAGACGCCGGATACACCACCCTGAAAACGATCAACGTTTCATCCACACTGAAATCCTCTGGCCTGAACCTTGAACCCAGGGCTACCGTGAACATAGTAGTGACACCTGAAACAGGAGCATCATCATACGCAGACTTCATTCTGCCCACTACATTCGGAAGCTATGAAATGGTACAACTGTACCCATGACAGGACAAAAGAACGAATCATACCAGTGACTTTTAACTTTTCTTTTTTACTCTCGACCTGAACAGGACAAAATTGGATATTTAAGTCTATAGGCCTGCCTATGTAATTTCAGAATTCAGATAGGGAACAAACAATTACACGAACATGCAACACTGTCCTTGCAGTTCCGGCAAAAAAGTAAGTGGACTGGTCGGGAATTGAACCCGAGGCCTCTACCATGCCAAGGTAGCGATCTTCCCCTGATCTACCAGCCCGGAATATCAAGTCATACAGAACATTATCAAACATAAACCTATCGCTGCAAGCCAATGAGCAAAGAAGACATATTAAATAAATTAATCCAAAAACCAGCTTCCGAGCGAAACGTTAAAGTATCTGTATGCGTATTTGGAGTGTCGCGTGATGAAGAGCATCATGCGAGACACAAGCAATGTGGGCCCGTAGCTTAGCTAGGTGGAGCGCACGGCTGATAACCGTGAGGCCCTGAGTTCGAATCTCAGCGGGCCCACCATCATACATCTTATACTATTTTTCTTGCAATATCAATACGAACTAAATGCAATTTATTTTATCTATGTGATCTGGAGTATTTATTAGTACTTGACTTGAGAGATCCTTCCAGGCCAATTATATTTCAGCTCATCCCCGAGGTCCAGACAACATCATTCGTAAAGACCACACCTTTTTGGAGAACGTTACATTGGATTATAAAGATCCATAATCAATGATCTGCGCTTTTCTTTCATCCTTTTAAATTTAAATTCAGCTAAAAGTATATTATCAAAAATAGATGTTGTTGACTTTCTATTATAATATAAAGAATATTAATATATAATAAATTACAATAATAGTAATTAGAATTCATAGCAATGATCCCGGATACATGTACAGGACATATCGCATCAACAAGTATCTTGTGATGAGAATACCTGTAAACAGACATATCCTAAAAACGAAGGATCAAAACACACAAAGTGCATATTAATCTGGTGATTTTGGATGAGAGAGAAAAAACCTAGTGGCATGAACGAAAAAGAGTATGAGATTGTAGAGCTATTAAGGAAATTGGACATAAACCGACCTGTAGCTTTAACCCTTGCCTGCCTCTCATGCGGAGACGAGATCACATCCCGCGACATAGAGAGAAATTCAAGCCTCAGACAACCCGAGGTCAGCATTGCAATGAGATACCTCAAAGAAAATGAGTGGGTAGACATCAGGGAAGTGAAGAAGACAGAAGGTAAAGGAAGACCTGTAAAACTATACAGGCTTATAACCCCACTGGACGAGATAGTCCAGAGCATTGAGCAAAGGATCCTGCTGGAAAGCAGTTATGTGCTCAATAATATTGAGAAACTAAAGCGACTCGCATAGACGAAGCTTTTTCTTTTTTCCTGCTGCCTCTGGCAGCAAAAAACCTTTTTTACAGGGAACTTTATACTCAATAGTAAGTAATTTTCCTATCGAAGATTTTAAGTTAAAAAGGGATATTTAACAATCCCGATCCCCATTACACTAACGGAGTTAATCTTTTGAGTACTATAAGCGAAAAAATATTCAGCCGTGCTTCAGGAAAAGAAGTAAAGGCAAATGATTTTGTGATCGCAGATGTTGATTTTGCCATGGCACATGATGGC containing:
- a CDS encoding NDP-sugar synthase, with the translated sequence MKACIMCGGEGTRLRPLTFARPKPSIPILNKPSVVHLIEHLAKEGFNDIVITLGYMADKIEEQLGDGRIFGVHIDYVYEKDKLGTAGGVKNAEKYLRDEPFIVLGGDHVMNLNLREMHRFHEMTDALVTIGLLSIDDPREFGIADMDVNNRIRRFLEKPGPGEIFSNLASTGIYVCDPEIFDWIPENTKYDFAKDLFPDILAKKRKINGLLATGRWTDVGSPQAYRQAQRWMLETLPGTTIEGHFRTKDARIKGPVALGHNVSVGSNSAIVGPIVIGENTTIGDNVLIGPYTTIGSNCVIQDDSRILSSYLFNGVTIGDNSNVSGSIIDNDTKVGKNCSLENGTVIGPDVTIGDDVTVHSDIKVWPKVSIPARTRVREDILNNS
- a CDS encoding OB-fold nucleic acid binding domain-containing protein; this translates as MEKEEKIVVILLCMALLSLGIAYATFFSDGNASGVGGFSSSSVPGDNVQFTGEVLSKQFTYTGDHLVLDIDYGQGVVMVFVPSGNGAKDVDSKVTANDHLFIKGTVEEYMGELEVVVQDAKDVSVLE
- a CDS encoding peptidylprolyl isomerase translates to MKKILFILLLLSLFVSGCTESDTSQKVESGDYISVNYTGSLDDGTVFDTSIEEVAKAEDVYNPYRTYEPLSFTAGAGQMIKGFDDAVIGMSVGDEKTVTIPSEEAYGAYCPELLIPLSIDDFQAVNITPVIGQKVTYQGQVGTIVNISDKNVTIDCNHNLAGNDLTFTIELVSIEKA
- a CDS encoding archaellin/type IV pilin N-terminal domain-containing protein; translation: MHIEHANKTRLKNNTKGQIGIGTLIIFIAMVLVAAVAASVLIQTSGVLQQKAQSTGKEATKEVSSNLMVQKIEGYRAKNSASDMAETLDLLKITIGLNAASEPVDLKEVVISITDGFRTNNLIYAGNTNSRAPTPGVAGNMSGFSDSPAINLEKALTENSTLGNPGANVTYVNSQTYFTVEKIRDEDDSFSQSQPVLTTGDFVVVYVPTVSQSSVDAGYTTLKTINVSSTLKSSGLNLEPRATVNIVVTPETGASSYADFILPTTFGSYEMVQLYP
- a CDS encoding transcriptional regulator produces the protein MNEKEYEIVELLRKLDINRPVALTLACLSCGDEITSRDIERNSSLRQPEVSIAMRYLKENEWVDIREVKKTEGKGRPVKLYRLITPLDEIVQSIEQRILLESSYVLNNIEKLKRLA